The Lycium barbarum isolate Lr01 chromosome 9, ASM1917538v2, whole genome shotgun sequence genome has a segment encoding these proteins:
- the LOC132609232 gene encoding tubby-like F-box protein 3 isoform X2 — MSAQPGPRDNLVQCFIRRNRSSQTYHLYLNLNEASNDDGKFLLAARKCRRATCTDYIISLNAEDVSKGSSTYIGKLRSNFLGTKFTIYDAQPSNAGGAKVSKCRSTRFVGMKQVSPRIPAGNYPVAHISYELNVLGSRGPRRMLCVMDAIPASSIEPGGVAPTQTEFVPVNIDSFPSIPFFRSKSTRMDNFPSGPLPSQKDEVLTLKNKAPRWHEQLQCWCLNFNGRVTVASVKNFQLVASLGDGAGQEHENVILQFGKVGEDVFTMDYQYPISAFQAFAICLSSFDTKIACE, encoded by the exons ATGAGTGCTCAG CCTGGTCCTAGAGACAATCTTGTTCAATGTTTCATCAGAAGGAACCGCAGCTCTCAGACATATCACCTCTACCTTAATTTAAATGAAG CTTCTAACGATGATGGTAAATTTCTTCTTGCTGCTCGGAAATGTAGAAGGGCAACATGCACAGATTacatcatttctttaaatgctgAAGATGTTTCTAAGGGTAGCAGCACCTACATCGGGAAGCTGAG ATCCAACTTCCTTGGGACCAAGTTCACTATCTATGATGCGCAACCCTCTAATGCAGGAGGAGCTAAAGTCAGTAAATGCCGCTCTACTAGGTTTGTTGGAATGAAACAAGTCTCTCCAAGAATACCTGCCGGCAACTATCCTGTAGCTCACATTTCATACGAGTTGAATGTCCTGGGGTCTAG GGGACCGAGGAGGATGCTGTGTGTCATGGACGCAATTCCGGCTTCTTCTATTGAACCTGGGGGTGTAGCCCCTACGCAAACAGAATTTGTTCCTGTGAATATAGATTCCTTCCCCTCCATCCCCTTTTTTAGGTCAAAATCAACTCGCATGGATAATTTCCCATCCGGACCTTTACCCAGTCAAAAAGATGAAGTACTAACTTTGAAAAACAAGGCTCCTAGGTGGCACGAGCAACTCCAATGCTGGTGTCTTAACTTCAATGGCCGGGTGACAGTTGCTTCTGTAAAAAACTTTCAGCTAGTTGCTTCTCTGGGGGATGGAGCTGGACAGGAACATGAGAATGTTATTCTCCAATTTGGGAAAGTGGGAGAAGATGTGTTCACCATGGATTATCAGTATCCTATATCTGCATTTCAGGCGTTCGCAATCTGCCTCAGCAGCTTTGACACCAAAATTGCCTGCGAATGA
- the LOC132609232 gene encoding tubby-like F-box protein 3 isoform X1: MSFRSMIQDMRGEFGSISRKGFRSRSHRVVQDCTVTTLDALRQSCWANMPPELLRDVLMRIEASDSDWRPRKHVIACAGVCRSWREIMKEIVKTPEICGKLTFPISLKQPGPRDNLVQCFIRRNRSSQTYHLYLNLNEASNDDGKFLLAARKCRRATCTDYIISLNAEDVSKGSSTYIGKLRSNFLGTKFTIYDAQPSNAGGAKVSKCRSTRFVGMKQVSPRIPAGNYPVAHISYELNVLGSRGPRRMLCVMDAIPASSIEPGGVAPTQTEFVPVNIDSFPSIPFFRSKSTRMDNFPSGPLPSQKDEVLTLKNKAPRWHEQLQCWCLNFNGRVTVASVKNFQLVASLGDGAGQEHENVILQFGKVGEDVFTMDYQYPISAFQAFAICLSSFDTKIACE; the protein is encoded by the exons ATGTCCTTCAGGAGTATGATTCAGGATATGAGAGGTGAGTTTGGGAGCATTTCCCGTAAAGGATTTCGGTCTAGGTCACATAGGGTGGTTCAGGATTGTACTGTGACAACATTAGATGCTTTAAGGCAAAGTTGTTGGGCTAATATGCCTCCTGAGCTATTGAGAGATGTCCTAATGAGGATTGAGGCATCTGATTCTGATTGGAGGCCGAGGAAACATGTGATTGCTTGTGCTGGTGTTTGTAGGAGTTGGAGAGAAATAATGAAAGAAATTGTTAAAACACCTGAAATTTGTGGGAAATTGACGTTCCCCATCTCCTTGAAGCAG CCTGGTCCTAGAGACAATCTTGTTCAATGTTTCATCAGAAGGAACCGCAGCTCTCAGACATATCACCTCTACCTTAATTTAAATGAAG CTTCTAACGATGATGGTAAATTTCTTCTTGCTGCTCGGAAATGTAGAAGGGCAACATGCACAGATTacatcatttctttaaatgctgAAGATGTTTCTAAGGGTAGCAGCACCTACATCGGGAAGCTGAG ATCCAACTTCCTTGGGACCAAGTTCACTATCTATGATGCGCAACCCTCTAATGCAGGAGGAGCTAAAGTCAGTAAATGCCGCTCTACTAGGTTTGTTGGAATGAAACAAGTCTCTCCAAGAATACCTGCCGGCAACTATCCTGTAGCTCACATTTCATACGAGTTGAATGTCCTGGGGTCTAG GGGACCGAGGAGGATGCTGTGTGTCATGGACGCAATTCCGGCTTCTTCTATTGAACCTGGGGGTGTAGCCCCTACGCAAACAGAATTTGTTCCTGTGAATATAGATTCCTTCCCCTCCATCCCCTTTTTTAGGTCAAAATCAACTCGCATGGATAATTTCCCATCCGGACCTTTACCCAGTCAAAAAGATGAAGTACTAACTTTGAAAAACAAGGCTCCTAGGTGGCACGAGCAACTCCAATGCTGGTGTCTTAACTTCAATGGCCGGGTGACAGTTGCTTCTGTAAAAAACTTTCAGCTAGTTGCTTCTCTGGGGGATGGAGCTGGACAGGAACATGAGAATGTTATTCTCCAATTTGGGAAAGTGGGAGAAGATGTGTTCACCATGGATTATCAGTATCCTATATCTGCATTTCAGGCGTTCGCAATCTGCCTCAGCAGCTTTGACACCAAAATTGCCTGCGAATGA